A single window of Liolophura sinensis isolate JHLJ2023 chromosome 6, CUHK_Ljap_v2, whole genome shotgun sequence DNA harbors:
- the LOC135468623 gene encoding E3 ubiquitin-protein ligase FANCL-like isoform X2 — MDTWKVCPQLITVNKEGTHYIGYINTSQGRQFKVQIELGPHGQLKGARVKCEWALQALLEGYGHVLQQRLNQASNLTSFLEEFRSFIERRVEETSNTVPSSSKLCGDLMQELEHLGWHRLVSVDPSFQKIQLKCEDARGRTHIIKLQLHAQHPEKPPSCQVDLPKLFDFQWSVQGGLSQLFEQFQQCLTSYQDFWDQVGEIDKQTWVLEPEKPTFSARHRRIVLSTSVSLQLSVEPDHPRQLPDCRFLGSEQAIQPHQDSFNRNLHLWDESVSLLANLQILLEQQFPSPTTSRKEDFSMECGICYAYRLGTDIPDKTCDDVRCGQPFHTTCLYEWLRGLPSSRQSFNTVFGECPYCSKPITVKMPTTVG; from the exons ATGGATACTTGGAAGGTTTGCCCCCAGCTCATTACGGTCAACAAAGAAGGCACCCACTACATTGGCTACATTAATACAAGT CAAGGTCGTCAGTTCAAGGTTCAGATAGAGCTGGGGCCACATGGGCAACTCAAAGGGGCCAGGGTGAAGTGTGAGTGGGCACTGCAGGCTCTTCTTGAGGGGTATGGACACGTACTACAACAG AGATTGAATCAAGCTTCAAATTTGACTTCATTTCTAGAGGAGTTCAGGTCTTTTATA GAAAGGCGTGTGGAAGAGACCAGCAACACTGTCCCGTCCTCCTCCAAGCTCTGCGGTGATCTAATGCAGGAGCTAGAACACCTGGGCTGGCACAG GCTAGTATCGGTGGACCCTAGCTTCCAAAAGATTCAACTGAAGTGTGAAGATGCTAGGGGAAGAACTCATATCATCAAACTTCAACTTCAtgctcag CACCCGGAGAAGCCCCCAAGCTGCCAAGTAGATCTACCAAAACTGTTTGACTTCCAGTGGTCAGTTCAG GGAGGATTAAGCCAGTTGTTTGAGCAGTTTCAGCAGTGTCTGACATCTTATCAAGACTTCTGGGATCAAGTGGGTGAAATTGACAAGCAGACCTGGGTGCTTGAGCCGGAGAAGCCAACGTTCAGCGCCAGACATCGCAGAATTGTTCTCA GCACTAGTGTCTCACTACAGTTGTCAGTGGAACCAGATCACCCCAGACAGCTGCCAGACTGTAGGTTCCTTGGCTCTGAACAAG CAATCCAACCACATCAAGACAGCTTCAACAGGAACTTACATCTATG GGATGAGAGTGTGTCCCTGCTGGCTAATCTACAGATCTTGTTGGAGCAACAGTTTCCTTCTCCAACAACATCCAGAAAAGAG GATTTCAGCATGGAGTGTGGCATCTGTTATGCATACCGGCTTGGGACAGACATCCCTGACAAAACTTGTGATGATGTGCGTTGTGGCCAACCATTCCACACCACCTGTCTCTATGAG TGGCTCAGAGGGTTACCATCAAGTCGCCAGAGCTTTAATACAGTGTTTGGAGAGTGTCCTTATTGTAGTAAG CCCATTACAGTGAAGATGCCCACAACTGTAGGATGA
- the LOC135468623 gene encoding E3 ubiquitin-protein ligase FANCL-like isoform X1 — protein sequence MWMMIAMDTWKVCPQLITVNKEGTHYIGYINTSQGRQFKVQIELGPHGQLKGARVKCEWALQALLEGYGHVLQQRLNQASNLTSFLEEFRSFIERRVEETSNTVPSSSKLCGDLMQELEHLGWHRLVSVDPSFQKIQLKCEDARGRTHIIKLQLHAQHPEKPPSCQVDLPKLFDFQWSVQGGLSQLFEQFQQCLTSYQDFWDQVGEIDKQTWVLEPEKPTFSARHRRIVLSTSVSLQLSVEPDHPRQLPDCRFLGSEQAIQPHQDSFNRNLHLWDESVSLLANLQILLEQQFPSPTTSRKEDFSMECGICYAYRLGTDIPDKTCDDVRCGQPFHTTCLYEWLRGLPSSRQSFNTVFGECPYCSKPITVKMPTTVG from the exons ATGTGGATGATGA TTGCTATGGATACTTGGAAGGTTTGCCCCCAGCTCATTACGGTCAACAAAGAAGGCACCCACTACATTGGCTACATTAATACAAGT CAAGGTCGTCAGTTCAAGGTTCAGATAGAGCTGGGGCCACATGGGCAACTCAAAGGGGCCAGGGTGAAGTGTGAGTGGGCACTGCAGGCTCTTCTTGAGGGGTATGGACACGTACTACAACAG AGATTGAATCAAGCTTCAAATTTGACTTCATTTCTAGAGGAGTTCAGGTCTTTTATA GAAAGGCGTGTGGAAGAGACCAGCAACACTGTCCCGTCCTCCTCCAAGCTCTGCGGTGATCTAATGCAGGAGCTAGAACACCTGGGCTGGCACAG GCTAGTATCGGTGGACCCTAGCTTCCAAAAGATTCAACTGAAGTGTGAAGATGCTAGGGGAAGAACTCATATCATCAAACTTCAACTTCAtgctcag CACCCGGAGAAGCCCCCAAGCTGCCAAGTAGATCTACCAAAACTGTTTGACTTCCAGTGGTCAGTTCAG GGAGGATTAAGCCAGTTGTTTGAGCAGTTTCAGCAGTGTCTGACATCTTATCAAGACTTCTGGGATCAAGTGGGTGAAATTGACAAGCAGACCTGGGTGCTTGAGCCGGAGAAGCCAACGTTCAGCGCCAGACATCGCAGAATTGTTCTCA GCACTAGTGTCTCACTACAGTTGTCAGTGGAACCAGATCACCCCAGACAGCTGCCAGACTGTAGGTTCCTTGGCTCTGAACAAG CAATCCAACCACATCAAGACAGCTTCAACAGGAACTTACATCTATG GGATGAGAGTGTGTCCCTGCTGGCTAATCTACAGATCTTGTTGGAGCAACAGTTTCCTTCTCCAACAACATCCAGAAAAGAG GATTTCAGCATGGAGTGTGGCATCTGTTATGCATACCGGCTTGGGACAGACATCCCTGACAAAACTTGTGATGATGTGCGTTGTGGCCAACCATTCCACACCACCTGTCTCTATGAG TGGCTCAGAGGGTTACCATCAAGTCGCCAGAGCTTTAATACAGTGTTTGGAGAGTGTCCTTATTGTAGTAAG CCCATTACAGTGAAGATGCCCACAACTGTAGGATGA
- the LOC135466431 gene encoding GTP cyclohydrolase 1-like — protein sequence MSEGAHQNHPHYRSDPDVELAHKVRHLSTARSLSVSSDKSLPNTPPPHALVSAAATGKHNGGLFMGPQAFSVSEAEERSDEEVMEDLSKAYKNILSGLGEDPGRQGLLRTPERAAKAMMFFTKGYKERIEDILNDAVFDEDHDEMVIVKDIDMFSLCEHHLVPFIGKVSIGYLPNKRILGLSKLARVVEVFSRRLQVQERLTKQVAVAILEAIQPNGVAVVVEASHMCMMMRGVQKLNSKTVTSTMLGVFREDPKTREEFLSLINHNKT from the exons ATGTCGGAAGGAGCACATCAGAACCATCCCCACTACAGAAGTGATCCCGATGTGGAGCTTGCTCACAAAGTGCGACATTTGTCGACGGCTAGAAGTTTATCGGTGAGCAGCGACAAATCTCTGCCGAACACGCCGCCTCCTCACGCTCTTGTCTCCGCCGCCGCCACCGGTAAGCACAACGGCGGCCTGTTCATGGGCCCGCAAGCCTTCAGCGTCAGCGAAGCCGAAGAGCGTAGTGATGAGGAAGTGATGGAAGACTTGTCCAAGGCCTACAAAAATATTCTCAGTGGACTGGGGGAGGACCCAGGTCGACAAGGGCTGTTAAGAACACCCGAGAGAGCGGCTAAAGCCATGATGTTTTTCACAAAGGGCTACAAAGAAAGAATAGAAG ATATTCTGAATGATGCGGTATTTGATGAAGACCATGATGAGATGGTGATAGTTAAAGATATAGACATGTTTTCATTATGTGAACACCATTTAGTTCCATTTATAGGAAAG gTCTCGATAGGATATCTACCAAATAAGAGAATTTTGGGACTAAGTAAGCTAGCTAG AGTCGTGGAGGTATTCAGTAGAAGGCTTCAAG TGCAAGAAAGGTTGACTAAACAGGTAGCAGTGGCAATCTTAGAGGCCATCCAACCCAATGGTGTAGCAGTTGTAGTAGAAGCAAG TCACATGTGTATGATGATGAGAGGGGTACAGAAGCTAAACAGTAAGACAGTGACTAGCACAATGCTGGGGGTCTTCAGGGAGGACCCTAAAACGAGGGAAGAGTTTCTTAGCCTGATCAACCACAACAAAACCTAA